In Acidobacteriota bacterium, a single window of DNA contains:
- a CDS encoding membrane dipeptidase has protein sequence MSRSTVCALLFGVFMTAVFSSAKAQTPSDPLWQKALKIHRAAIVVDTHADTPSLILDAGLDIGDPQAKSHLNLKRIKEGGLSAQFFVSYVSKSFVPENRSAFRALEMMDAIRHDIVERYPNDFVFATSAADIRAAKRQGKIAALIGIEGGHAIEDSLRLLRQFYLLGARYMTLTHTNTNGWADSSADVAKWDGLNELGRKVVLEMNRLGMMVDISHVSDATFFDVIETTKAPIIASHSSARALNNHPRNMTDDMLRAVAKNGGVVMVNFYPLFIDQALLDADRNRDPLVKAMIAEVETKYAKDWAKQQEELAKIEAAHPLPPATLATLMKHFDHIIKTAGIDHVGIGSDFDGIDKVPVGMEEVSKLPHITYELLRLGYSERDIKKVLGENVLRVFGEVEKVSRTWPKGNQTAAGK, from the coding sequence ATGTCGCGTTCGACTGTTTGTGCGCTGCTGTTTGGTGTGTTTATGACGGCTGTTTTTTCGAGTGCAAAGGCGCAAACCCCCAGCGATCCGCTTTGGCAAAAGGCGTTGAAGATTCACCGCGCGGCCATCGTGGTGGACACGCACGCTGATACGCCTTCGCTGATTTTGGATGCCGGGCTGGACATCGGCGACCCGCAGGCCAAAAGCCATCTGAACCTCAAACGCATCAAAGAAGGCGGCCTGAGCGCGCAATTTTTCGTCTCGTATGTCAGCAAATCCTTCGTGCCCGAAAATCGCTCGGCCTTTCGCGCCCTTGAGATGATGGACGCCATCCGCCACGACATCGTCGAGCGTTACCCGAATGATTTTGTCTTCGCCACTTCTGCGGCAGACATCCGCGCCGCCAAACGCCAGGGCAAGATCGCCGCGCTCATCGGTATCGAAGGCGGCCACGCGATTGAAGACAGCTTGCGCTTGCTGCGCCAGTTCTATCTGCTCGGCGCGCGCTACATGACCTTGACGCACACGAACACCAACGGCTGGGCCGATTCGTCGGCGGATGTGGCGAAGTGGGATGGCCTGAACGAACTGGGCCGCAAGGTTGTGCTGGAAATGAACCGGCTGGGCATGATGGTAGACATCTCGCACGTCTCGGATGCCACGTTTTTTGACGTGATCGAAACGACCAAAGCGCCGATCATCGCCTCGCATTCCTCGGCGCGCGCGCTCAACAATCATCCGCGCAATATGACCGATGACATGTTGCGCGCCGTCGCCAAAAATGGCGGTGTGGTGATGGTCAACTTCTATCCGCTATTTATAGATCAGGCGCTGCTCGACGCCGACCGTAACCGCGACCCGCTGGTCAAAGCCATGATCGCCGAGGTCGAAACCAAATACGCCAAAGACTGGGCCAAACAGCAGGAAGAACTCGCCAAGATCGAAGCCGCGCATCCGTTGCCGCCCGCGACGCTGGCAACGTTGATGAAGCATTTCGACCATATCATCAAAACCGCCGGCATTGACCACGTCGGCATCGGCTCCGATTTTGACGGCATTGATAAAGTGCCGGTCGGGATGGAAGAAGTGTCGAAGCTGCCACACATCACATACGAATTGCTCAGGCTGGGGTACAGCGAACGGGACATCAAAAAAGTGCTGGGCGAGAACGTCTTGCGCGTGTTTGGCGAAGTGGAAAAGGTGAGCCGGACTTGGCCGAAAGGGAATCAGACGGCGGCGGGGAAATGA